The DNA segment GTTTTGTCCTCCACCTCCTCACCCCTGTctcccagcagggaaggagtaAAGAACTCTGCTCAGGGGCTTTGGCCAGCACTGAACCCTCTCCGGGACTGGTGCATCCGTGTCCCTGAGTTTTTGAACTCTGTGTCTAATATCCCCCGCAGACCGCCCCCGGAATGAGTTTACTGGGTGTTTATCTCTATTTCGGACTCCGGATCCAGTGAGATGTGGCGGCTCACAGCACCCCTCAGGCGGTCTAGAAATCCACAGGGGGTTTCTGAAGGACTTTGTTTTATTCCACATAAAGCTTTATTAGATATAAAACCAATTTTTACTCCCGGGTGTCGCTTTCCTGGCTGCCCTCGCTGTCCGCTCTCGGCAGTTTAACCACCTTTGCCTGCCGCCGTCCCGTTGGGGTCCCAGCGCGGGTGCCGAGGGGAGAACAGGATGAGGCTTTCACCGCTGCTGCGAGGGGAGGCAGCTGCGAAGGGTTAACCACAGGTGTTCAGGTGTTTACTACAGAAAGCCAGAAAGTCATAACATTGTTGCAGTTTACAGCTTTATTACCCCAGAGATAATATCTGAGATGCACTTTGGATTCAGTTTACTGGGTCTCGGCTGGCGCCGCCTCTACCCCGCCCTCTGACGGGTGACGCTGGAGGTAAACGTCAAGGTGTAAGGAGCACCAGAGCCAGGTGAGCTGGAGGGAAGATGTGCAGCAGTGAGCGGCATGGGACAGCTCCTGCGGGGACAGAGCAGGCAGCGAAAGGTGAGTGAGGGGGGACCGAGCTGTGCCGGGAAGGGTCTGGGGGAATCCGAGCGGGGACTGAACGGAACTGGGAAGGGTCTTGGGGAATCCAAGTGGGGACCATACAGAactgggaagggtctgggggAATCTGAGCGGGGACCgagccctgcagggaaggagcctggggagggctgAGAATTAAACGATGCACAGCTTCCTCTGCAGTGAACACTCTGAATACACGTCACTGAATGCACAACACGCATACAGAACCTCGCTCCGAATCTTTCAGCCCTTCAGCCTCCCAAAACACGGGGTGTCTCCGGCACACGGTACCCACACCACAGCCAGCAAAAACTTCTCTGATCGTCCACAGACCAGCAACTCTTCAGGcaaaaattcactgaaattcCCTTGACACGTTGGCAGGGAGGCTtactcttctcctttttctgcaaTATATTTCCCTGTTTGCGTTGCTCTGTCCATTACCGGCTGCCTGCAAACACACTCGGTACAAAGTCCGGATTTTGCAATCTCACAGCCGCAGCTCACCCGTGCAGGGGTACCCGGCCTCGCTTGGTGCAATGATTAACTCCACGCTCTTTCTGGGCGCGCCCAGCCCCTTGTGGTGGTCTCTGGTGGTCCTCCAAGGATGAAGAAACAAACTCTTCCTCTGTTTTATCCCTTCACCTTCATCTCTCCCGTGTTACTTTGGCCCCTTTGTTGTGTTTACACCACCTCAGAATCTGTTCTTTCCTTTATCTGCGTTCTCGGCCCTGTTACTCTGCTCCTTGGGCTGGTTCTGATCATCACCCGAGGCTCCCGATGCTGCCGGTGCCTAAAAATATCCCAAAGGGTGTTCGGTGTTCACTGAGTGTCCTCTAAAATGTGATCTCGTCTATTCTAAAGCGCTATTTAACATCCGTGTTCTTCACTTTCCTCTAAAGGACCCGCTGGAATTTTCAAATCTCTGTCTCAGCCCATGGAGGAGTTTTGGGTCCAGCTCCTCACCGTCCTCACCCTGCTCCACCAAATCGGTGAGTGCCCCGTGCTCCTGGCCCTTGGGGAAGGAGATTTCGGGGTGGTTTTGAGGCTGAGCAGGGATTGGATTCCTCGTCTTGGTTCAGCACCTCCATCCCACCCTCACGCCGTATTCTGTCCCCACTTTCTGTCCCCAGGCAGCGCCACCGACACCACGGAGCTGATCGGGGCCGTGGGCAGGGCCATCACCTTTCGCATCCCcaaaacaaggggaaatggaGCACTGTGGAGTTTTGGGAATGATCCCATAGTGTCTGTGGAATTTGGGGATCCCCCTCGATTCAAATTTTCAAAAGAGGAATACAAAACCCGTTTCACTGTCTCTGAGGACGGCCGGGCACTCCGCATCACCCAGCTGAGGATGGAGGACGCCGGGACCTACTCTGTGACCATAAATGGAAATATATCCACCTTCATCCTCCAGGTGTACAGTAGGTGTTTTTagtgttgttttgggggttttacaCTAAAAAACCAAGAGGTTTCTGacccctctgtgtccccaggggagctgccagagcccacGGTGACCTGTGAGGCCCAGGACTGCTTGGACAGCacctgcctcctctccctgctctgctccgtGTCTGGAGATGGCTTTGGGAACATCTCCTACACCTGGACAGGGTGGGGTCTGTGGTGGGCAGAGaagcctgctgtgctggcactggtggATAAATCCACCTGGCACAACCTGGGGCCACTGAGGTGCACAGCACGGAACgctgtcagcagcaggagtgTCACTGTCACCAATCCCGAGGAGCTGTTCCCAGGTGAGAGCCGGGGACAGGAACAGGGAAAGAGGCACAGGAAGGTGGGATGGGAATTTTGAGGTTGGGATTGGAATGTTTGCGTTGGGAGTGTTTGGGTTGGGATGGGCTGATCCCAGTCCCCTGAGAGTCATGGGAGGGTTGGATTTTGGGttggggtgggatgggaatgTTGAGGTTGGGCTCGGCTGATCCCGCTCCGCTGTGAGCCGggtgggggtttggggattCTGGAATTCTCCCACCGCTGCTTCTGCCAAGCTGCTCATCCTCATCCTGAGGagttcctttccaacccaacAAATGttggatttgggggatttgggggtttggggatttCTGAGAATCTTAGGgattctccagctgctgctccggCCAAGCCGCTCGTCCTCAtcctctgccctggctgggagTAGTTCTCCTGGAATGAGGGATTGGGGAGGGGTTGGAGGCCAAATTCCTGAGGCCAGGAAGAGGCGGATTGATTTTGGGAccttctccctttttccaggCGCCCCCTCCAGCATCGAGCTTGGGAATGGGGTCATAGCTGGGGTGATACTTGGGACTGGAGCTACAGTTGtagttttgttgcttttcctcGTTTTGTTCTGCAAATCCCGAGGTGAGATCAGAAaaccatccctggagcccagggGAGGAGGTGGGACCTGGGAGGGGCCAGAGCCGGGATGAGGCAGATTTTGGGTGCATTTTGGGTGATTTGGGGCAGATTTGGGGCTCTCCTGACTCAATCTTATCTCCTGGTCATGGTTTAACAGACAGGGATTTGAGTTGTGGGACAGGccacgggctgtgggtgtgGTTCCCTGTGGGGTGGAGCCAACCCCTCGGATGGGTTTGAAGAGCCAATCAGCTGGCTGGGTTTGAAGATTGACACACATTCACATTGTGGTGGAGCACATTTAAAAACGaacaaaaccagggaaaatCTCACTTTCTTCTGCCCCT comes from the Sylvia atricapilla isolate bSylAtr1 unplaced genomic scaffold, bSylAtr1.pri scaffold_112_arrow_ctg1, whole genome shotgun sequence genome and includes:
- the LOC136374731 gene encoding SLAM family member 5-like, whose product is MEEFWVQLLTVLTLLHQIGSATDTTELIGAVGRAITFRIPKTRGNGALWSFGNDPIVSVEFGDPPRFKFSKEEYKTRFTVSEDGRALRITQLRMEDAGTYSVTINGNISTFILQVYRELPEPTVTCEAQDCLDSTCLLSLLCSVSGDGFGNISYTWTGWGLWWAEKPAVLALVDKSTWHNLGPLRCTARNAVSSRSVTVTNPEELFPGFLAALAVRSRQFNHLCLPPSRWGPSDGCRGENRMRLPPLLGGEADVRR